A single Atopobiaceae bacterium DNA region contains:
- a CDS encoding DUF3267 domain-containing protein, with the protein MASMTLIRDIDLFDDQDLLRRITLTSLVTLGVGVALVVAWLVSGWSHEQVGPLWLVGAVVATLVSFGVHELVHGVLFKVYGGSKAHVSFGARAGMLYATAPGLVLTRHRFEVVLMAPTILVSLASLVPLVWGCPLMCVVVCLIHLSGCAGDWAFARIIHQDHLVVTCEDTDRGIRLYGL; encoded by the coding sequence ATGGCATCCATGACGCTCATCCGTGACATAGACCTCTTCGACGACCAGGACCTCCTCCGCCGGATCACGCTCACGTCGCTCGTCACGCTGGGCGTGGGCGTGGCGCTCGTGGTGGCCTGGCTCGTGTCCGGCTGGTCCCATGAGCAGGTCGGCCCCCTCTGGCTCGTGGGTGCCGTGGTGGCCACGCTGGTCTCGTTCGGTGTCCATGAGCTGGTGCATGGCGTCCTCTTCAAGGTCTATGGCGGCTCGAAGGCACATGTGAGCTTCGGCGCGCGTGCTGGCATGCTCTATGCCACGGCCCCGGGTCTCGTGCTCACGCGCCACCGCTTCGAGGTCGTGCTCATGGCCCCCACCATCCTGGTGAGCCTGGCCTCCCTCGTTCCCCTCGTCTGGGGCTGTCCCCTCATGTGCGTGGTGGTCTGCCTGATCCATCTCTCGGGGTGCGCCGGCGACTGGGCCTTCGCGCGAATCATCCACCAGGACCATCTGGTCGTGACCTGCGAGGACACCGATCGTGGCATCAGGCTGTACGGCCTGTAG
- a CDS encoding PLP-dependent aminotransferase family protein, with protein MLTYALDRDSDMSLYLMLAEKIKRDVVHGDLRPGERMPSRRAFATHLGVSVATIEGAYTQLVDEGFLEARPRSGHYVVDVLPSVPVHPARQTTGRGETTTEDGDRAWDVDFVSPRYDSSAFPEAAWARTVRATLSHESFDALHDASPRACLALRQAIASYLASWRGMKVSPEQVVVGAGAQYLYGLVIQLLGRERTWAIEDPGYPRLRSIYRANGVRLACVGMDESGLAPGALEESGASVAHIMPSHQFPTGIVMPAARRYELLEWASEKDGRMIVEDDYDGEFRPGGHPLPTLQGMDEDGRVIYVNTFSRSISPSMRIAYLVLPPALCETFESRLGFYSCTVSGLEQLSLARFLDDGSFSRNLNRMRRRYRNVREALLKVIRSSAVASRTHVDTRPAGLHFLMGIDCDATERNLVRAAADAGVRVSGLAHYRADGQEGAHPCLLVSYAGMDEASATAGMRRLIDAIAPTVSDGDPTGRTA; from the coding sequence ATGCTGACATACGCCCTCGACCGCGACTCCGACATGAGCCTGTACCTCATGCTTGCCGAGAAGATCAAGCGGGATGTCGTCCATGGCGACCTGCGGCCCGGTGAGCGGATGCCCTCGCGACGCGCCTTCGCCACGCACCTGGGCGTGAGCGTCGCCACCATCGAGGGTGCCTACACCCAGCTCGTCGACGAGGGATTCCTCGAGGCGCGGCCGCGCAGCGGCCATTACGTGGTCGATGTCCTGCCGAGCGTGCCCGTCCACCCTGCGCGGCAGACGACGGGGAGAGGCGAAACGACGACCGAGGACGGCGACCGCGCCTGGGACGTGGACTTCGTGAGCCCGCGCTATGACTCGTCGGCATTCCCCGAGGCCGCATGGGCGCGCACCGTGCGGGCGACGCTCTCGCACGAGAGCTTCGACGCCCTCCATGACGCGAGCCCCCGCGCATGCCTGGCCCTGCGCCAGGCCATCGCCTCCTACCTCGCCTCATGGCGCGGCATGAAGGTGAGCCCCGAGCAGGTGGTGGTAGGGGCTGGCGCCCAGTACCTCTACGGGCTCGTCATCCAGCTGCTGGGGCGTGAGCGGACCTGGGCCATCGAGGACCCCGGCTACCCACGCCTGAGGTCGATCTATCGGGCCAACGGGGTCCGTCTCGCCTGCGTGGGGATGGACGAGAGCGGCCTCGCCCCGGGCGCCTTGGAGGAATCGGGCGCGAGCGTCGCCCACATCATGCCCTCGCACCAGTTCCCCACAGGGATCGTCATGCCCGCGGCACGCCGCTACGAGCTGCTCGAATGGGCGTCCGAGAAGGACGGCCGCATGATCGTCGAGGACGACTATGACGGTGAGTTCCGTCCCGGTGGCCACCCCCTGCCGACCCTCCAGGGCATGGACGAGGACGGGCGCGTGATCTACGTGAACACCTTCTCGCGCAGCATCTCGCCCAGCATGCGCATCGCCTACCTGGTGCTGCCGCCTGCCCTCTGCGAGACCTTCGAGTCCAGGCTCGGGTTCTACTCATGCACGGTCTCGGGCCTCGAGCAGCTCTCGCTCGCGCGCTTCCTCGATGACGGCTCCTTCTCGCGGAACCTCAACCGCATGCGCCGACGTTACCGGAACGTCCGCGAGGCGCTCCTGAAGGTCATACGCTCGAGCGCCGTGGCCTCCCGCACGCATGTGGACACCAGGCCCGCGGGACTGCACTTCCTCATGGGCATCGACTGCGACGCGACCGAGCGGAACCTCGTGAGAGCGGCCGCGGATGCGGGGGTGAGGGTCTCGGGACTCGCGCACTACCGGGCGGACGGGCAGGAGGGGGCCCATCCCTGCCTGCTCGTCTCGTATGCGGGGATGGACGAGGCGAGCGCGACCGCAGGGATGCGGAGGCTCATCGACGCCATCGCGCCGACCGTGTCGGACGGGGATCCTACAGGCCGTACAGCCTGA
- the pdxS gene encoding pyridoxal 5'-phosphate synthase lyase subunit PdxS has protein sequence MDEEQTRLNRQLAQMLKGGVIMDVTTPEQAHIAEDAGACAVMALERIPADIRAAGGVSRMSDPGMIKSIQEAVTIPVMAKCRIGHFAEAQILQAIDIDYIDESEVLSPADDTYHIDKHQFKVPFVCGARDLGEALRRIAEGATMIRTKGEPGTGDVVQAVRHMRAMNAEIARVTSLRDDELFEAAKNLEVPVALVREVHEGHRLPVVNFAAGGIATPADAALMMQLGAEGVFVGSGIFKSGDPARRAAAIVKATTNYDDPQMLASLSENLGEAMVGINEQEIDVIMAERGR, from the coding sequence ATGGACGAGGAACAGACACGGCTCAACCGGCAGCTCGCGCAGATGCTCAAGGGCGGCGTCATCATGGACGTCACCACGCCCGAGCAGGCGCACATCGCCGAGGACGCCGGCGCATGCGCGGTCATGGCCCTGGAGCGGATCCCGGCCGACATCCGTGCCGCGGGCGGCGTCTCGCGCATGAGCGACCCCGGCATGATCAAGTCCATCCAGGAGGCCGTGACCATCCCCGTCATGGCCAAGTGCCGCATCGGCCACTTCGCCGAGGCGCAGATCCTGCAGGCGATCGACATCGACTACATCGACGAGTCCGAGGTCCTCTCCCCGGCAGACGACACCTATCACATCGACAAGCACCAGTTCAAGGTGCCGTTCGTCTGCGGCGCGAGGGACCTTGGCGAGGCCCTGCGGCGCATCGCCGAGGGCGCGACCATGATCCGCACCAAGGGAGAGCCCGGCACGGGAGACGTGGTGCAGGCGGTTCGTCACATGCGGGCCATGAACGCCGAGATCGCCCGTGTGACGTCGCTGCGTGACGACGAGCTCTTCGAGGCGGCCAAGAACCTCGAGGTCCCCGTGGCGCTCGTGCGCGAGGTGCACGAGGGGCACCGGCTTCCCGTGGTCAACTTCGCCGCAGGCGGAATCGCGACGCCGGCCGATGCCGCGCTCATGATGCAGCTGGGCGCCGAGGGCGTCTTCGTGGGGTCAGGCATCTTCAAGTCGGGAGACCCCGCCCGTCGTGCGGCCGCCATCGTGAAGGCCACCACCAACTATGATGACCCGCAGATGCTCGCAAGCCTCTCCGAGAACCTGGGCGAGGCCATGGTCGGCATCAACGAGCAGGAGATCGACGTCATCATGGCGGAGCGCGGCCGATGA